In Castanea sativa cultivar Marrone di Chiusa Pesio chromosome 6, ASM4071231v1, a single window of DNA contains:
- the LOC142639576 gene encoding uncharacterized protein LOC142639576, with the protein MAKTNALRREIADFYPNEQEKFYESWERFKDLILKCPHHGFETWRLVQYFYNGLTQTNRNTIESMNGGGFLSLVDDEAYKFLENFSESSQQWDFSNHREKSTPVIKKGGLYEVSEDLGIKARLDNLTCKVEALALGRGMNSVNQVQSETCSICASPMHKTQMCPFAVGYLDFYSEQANALNNYGKPFASPFFETYNPNWRNHPNFSWRQNQPPTNVGGQQVHQLVHQQSQFCPPTQAYPPIPQSTPQFVAPPRQQSSLEESLKTFMQSTSQAIQEMKSSTHLNTQAISKLENQYAINGSSSSTHGQEHVQSITTLRSGKQVDNQVKMPEVEDDENIVLKEKGTHSSHDDHGEKKDNPPATPIQDLSSPLDKRFVPKAPFPQRLISPQKSAQFGDILEVFKQVQINIPFLDAIQQVPAYAKFLKDLVTMKRKTNVPKKEFLIE; encoded by the exons ATGGCCAAGACCAATGCTTTGAGGAGAGAAATTGCAGATTTTTATCCAAATGAACAAGAGAAATTTTATGAGAGTTGGGAGCGATTTAAGGACTTGATCTTAAAGTGTCCccatcatggttttgaaacatgGAGACtagtacaatatttttataatggttTGACTCAGACAAATCGTAACACGATTGAGTCCATGAATGGTGGTGGATTTTTGAGTCTTGTAGATGATGAGGCATACAAATTTCTTGAGAATTTTTCAGAAAGCTCACAACAATGGGATTTTTCCAACCATAGAGAGAAATCTACCCCTGTGATTAAGAAAGGAGGATTGTATGAAGTCAGTGAAGATTTAGGCATAAAAGCTAGGTTGGACAATCTCACTTGTAAGGTTGAGGCTTTAGCTTTAGGTAGAGGGATGAATTCTGTCAATCAAGTTCAAAGTGAAACATGCTCTATTTGTGCAAGTCCTATGCATAAAACACAAATGTGTCCTTTTGCAGTTGGGTACCTTGATTTTTATAGTGAGCAAGCAAATGCATTGAATAATTATGGGAAACCATTTGCTAGTCCATTTTTTGAGACATACAATCCAAATTGGAGGAACCATCCTAATTTCTCATGGAGGCAAAATCAGCCTCCCACAAATGTAGGTGGACAACAAGTGCATCAACTAGTGCATCAACAAAGTCAATTTTGTCCACCTACTCAAGCATATCCTCCCATTCCTCAATCAACACCTCAGTTTGTAGCACCACCAAGACAACAATCATCTTTGGAGGAGTCTCTCAAAACTTTCATGCAATCAACTAGCCAAGCCATTCAAGAGATGAAAAGTTCCACCCATTTGAATACTCAAGCTATTTCAAAGTTGGAAAATCAA TATGCTATCAATGGTTCTTCTAGTTCTACTCATGGACAAGAACATGTTCAATCTATTACTACCCTTAGGTCTGGTAAGCAAGTTGATAATCAAGTGAAAATGCCAGAAGTGGAGgatgatgaaaatattgtgttaaaGGAAAAAGGTACTCATAGTTCACATGATGATCATGGAGAAAAGAAGGACAACCCACCTGCCACTCCAATTCAGGATCTTAGTTCCCCCCTTGATAAGAGGTTTGTTCCTAAAGCTCCATTTCCTCAAAGGTTAATCAGTCCTCAGAAAAGTGCACAATTTGGagacattttagaggtttttaagCAAGTGCAAATAAACATTCCATTTCTTGATGCAATTCAGCAAGTTCCTGCTTATGCCAAGTTTCTAAAAGATCTTGTGACAATGAAGAGAAAGACAAATGTCCCTAAAAAGGAATTTTTGATAGAGTAA